The genomic window GGCAAAAACGTATCGGTTTTAAGCGCTTATCCCGGGGAAGAAAGCATCAAGCATGTTGAAAGTATTTTTGGAAGCGTAAATGTGAAAGGCAGGTGGACAGGCGAGATTTTAAACAAGAAAAAAAATGGAAGTGTTTTTTTTACGAGGGCCAATGTGGCTTTAATAAAAATCGGGGATAAAACTATGTTTATCACTGTCCAGGGAGACATTACCGAGCGCAAAAAAAATGAGGAAAAATTAAAAGCTTCCGAGGAAAAATATTCAACACTTGTTGAAAACGGGAATGACGGTATTATAATCCTGCAGGATAACGCTCTTAAATATGTAAATTCGATAATTTGCAAAATGACAGGTTTCACCAGGGAGGAGCTGATTGGGAAACCGTTTTTAAACTATGTGTCCCCGGGATACAAAAAAATAGTTATGGAAAGATATGAAAAGAGATTAGAGGGGCATAATGTTCCCAGCAGGTATGAGATAGAGATATTCGCGAAAGACGGCGGAAAAACACCGGTTGAAATAAACGCATCCCTGATTATGTACGAGGGTAAACCCGCGAGTATGGCGATAATAAGGGACATAACCGAACGTAAAAAGGCAGAAAAGGCTATCGGTGAAAGTGAAGAACGTTACAGGAATTTGATAGAAAATATTAATCTTGGAATAACCTTGATTGATAAAAACTATAAAATTCTTATGGCAAACAGTGAATTTTGCAGAAGGACAGGTTTTCCGAAAGATAAAGCGGAAGGAAAGTCTTGTTATGAGATTTGCGCCGGCAGGGATTCTGTCTGCCCCGATTGCCCGGGAACAAAAACCATGGCTTTGAAAAAATTGGTCAAGACTGAATCCGAATATTTATCTTATGACGGGAGCCCATTGCCGGTCATTGTTCATACTTTTCCCGTTTTAGATTCAAATAATGAAGCAAAAGCTTTTATTGAAATTACCGAAGACATCAGTGAATATAAAAAAGTGGAAAAGGCAAAGAAAAATTTAATACGGGACCTTTCTCATGGGTTGAAAACCCCTGTTTCAATGATAGAGATGTCCCTCGGTATAATTAAAAACAGCATGGATTCAGGGGATAAAGAAAGCCTGATGAAGGCTAAAAGGATAGCGGAGGAAAATATCAGGAAAGTGCGTAAGGACCTGAATGGCATCCTGTACGAATTTTCAATGGACGTTAAAAAAGAGATATTGACTAAAAACAAAAGGGTATTGAAGAGGGCATCGCTTAAGAGCGCGGTGAAACAGGCAGTAAAAAACATTAAATCCTGCCTGAAAGCGAAAAACCTGAAATTGAATGTTAAAATACCGTTTGGCACGGATAAAGTAAAAATTCAAACCAATGATCTAAAAACTTTATTGGATAATCTCCTGGATAACGCGGCGAAGTTTACAAAAAAGGGCGGAATTTCTGTAATAAGCAGGAAAAAAGGCAATATGGTTGAGATTAAGGTTAAAGATACCGGGTGCGGAATATTCGCGAGGGACATATCGAGGGTGTTTGATAAATTTTATAAACGCCACGCATCAATCGAAGGAACAGGCCTCGGGCTTTCAATTTGCAAGGAACTGGTTGAAATGTATAACGGAGAAATAACGGTTTTATCGGAAGGTGTGGGAAAAGGGACCACGGTAACAGTAAATCTGCCAAAGGTATAGCTTGAAAATTTAAGGAGATACTCCTATATGAAAAAACGATTTTTGCCTGTATTTTGTATATTAATCAACGCGATCTTTTACCTGGTTATTTTGTCTCCTTT from bacterium includes these protein-coding regions:
- a CDS encoding PAS domain S-box protein — encoded protein: MDFTKEKKAGWIMLKNTRETGDFRQIKITLQSILESTADGILAVDNKGKVINANRRFMDMWRIPKSLMNTGDDNILLDFVLSQLIEPDVFLKKVKFLYGTDREDMNMLYFKDGRIFERFSSPLMMGKEILGRVWSFRDITERKKTEESLQIQAQILENLSEGVNLADEKGNICFTNDKFDKMFGYEKGELIGKNVSVLSAYPGEESIKHVESIFGSVNVKGRWTGEILNKKKNGSVFFTRANVALIKIGDKTMFITVQGDITERKKNEEKLKASEEKYSTLVENGNDGIIILQDNALKYVNSIICKMTGFTREELIGKPFLNYVSPGYKKIVMERYEKRLEGHNVPSRYEIEIFAKDGGKTPVEINASLIMYEGKPASMAIIRDITERKKAEKAIGESEERYRNLIENINLGITLIDKNYKILMANSEFCRRTGFPKDKAEGKSCYEICAGRDSVCPDCPGTKTMALKKLVKTESEYLSYDGSPLPVIVHTFPVLDSNNEAKAFIEITEDISEYKKVEKAKKNLIRDLSHGLKTPVSMIEMSLGIIKNSMDSGDKESLMKAKRIAEENIRKVRKDLNGILYEFSMDVKKEILTKNKRVLKRASLKSAVKQAVKNIKSCLKAKNLKLNVKIPFGTDKVKIQTNDLKTLLDNLLDNAAKFTKKGGISVISRKKGNMVEIKVKDTGCGIFARDISRVFDKFYKRHASIEGTGLGLSICKELVEMYNGEITVLSEGVGKGTTVTVNLPKV